The Caenorhabditis elegans chromosome I genome includes the window AGATGCCAGGACTTATGGCTATGCGCTCCAAGTACGGACCATCCCAGCCATTGAAGGGAGCTAGAATCGCCGGATGTCTCCACATGACCATCCAAACCGCTGTTCTCATTGAGACTCTTACTGCTCTCGGAGCTGAGGtaaatcttgttttttgaaagaattagTATTAAAATAAGttggtttgaaaaatcgaaactttttcCAGGTCCAATGGTCTTCCTGCAACATCTTCTCCACCCAAGATCACGCTGCTGCCGCCATTGCCCAGACCGGAGTCCCAGTCTACGCCTGGAAGGGAGAGACCGACGAGGAATACGAATGGTGCATTGAGCAAACTATCGTCTTCAAGGATGGACAACCACTCAACATGATCCTTGATGATGGAGGTGATCTTACCAACTTGGTTCACGCCAAGTACCCACAATACCTCGCTGGAATCCGCGGACTTTCCGAGGAGACCACCACTGGAGTCCACAACTTGGCTAAGATGCTCGCCAAGGGAGACCTTAAGGTTCCAGCTATCAACGTCAACGACTCTGTCACCAAGTCCAAGTTCGACAACTTGTACGGAATCCGCGAGTCTCTCCCAGACGGAATCAAGCGCGCCACTGATGTTATGCTCGCCGGAAAGGTAGCCGTTGTCGCTGGATACGGAGATGTCGGAAAGGGATCTGCTGCTTCCCTCAAGGCTTTCGGTTCCCGTGTCATTGTCACCGAGATCGATCCAATCAATGCTCTTCAAGCCGCTATGGAAGGATACGAAGTGACCACCCTCGAGGAGGCTGCACCAAAGGCTAACATCATTGTCACCACCACTGGATGCAAGGACATCGTTACCGGAAAGCACTTCGAGCTTCTTCCAAATGACGCTATCGTCTGCAACGTTGGTCACTTCGATTGCGAGATTGACGTCAAATGGCTCAACACCAATGCCACCAAGAAGGACACCATCAAGCCACAGGtaagaaaatgttcagaattaGGATGAATTCACAATCATCGATAGAAGTTTgaaccaacttttttcaggttGACCGTTACACCCTCAAGAACGGACGTCACGTCATCCTCCTTGCCGAAGGACGTCTTGTCAACCTTGGATGTGCCACCGGACATCCATCTTTCGTCATGTCCAACTCCTTCACCAACCAAGTTCTCGCTCAAGTTGAGCTCTGGACCAAGTTCGGAACTCCACAAGAATACAAGCTCGGACTCTACGTTCTTCCAAAAACCCTTGACGAGGAGGTCGCTTATCTTCACTTGGCTCAATTGGGAGTTAAGCTTACTAAGCTTTCCGACGAGCAAGCTTCATACCTTGGAGTTCCAGTTGCCGGACCATACAAGCCAGACCACTAcagatattaattttgttGGTTCTACCCCATacggatatttttttaactgttttaaATTGTATTGCCCTCAAACTTCATATGATCTTGAACTGGTTGTATTGTTCCCCATCTACCCGCTTTTCCCCCAAATACATAATCGCCTGATTTAGTCGTTTTTCTTCAACTCGTTGATTTGGTTCTGTTGTTTGTCTTTTGGACATAAATGTTTTATGGAGTAACTTTGACGATTGTTTGagaaattattctgaaaacgTTTGATTAGGCGTGagtttatcgaattttcagatctaCGCCCGGGAAATTTCAAGCAgggaaaaacaaattttaaatttgtcgGGGTGAAGGGCGCTCTATTGATAAATAAGTTCTTTATTTCTCTCAACGCTTCACTCATTTCGTGTTTCACTTTTTATATTTACAGAAATTCCCAtgatgttcaatttttatcagtttctcTATAACCTGCAAAATGTTTCcccatttattgatttttcagtactAAAACAACTTACCCACAcgaaaatgagggaaaatgaGCCGGCAAGATTTGAGACTCGTTCATTCAGTCAATTAATAGATCATGCAAGAAGTTGGAAGACGGAGGttcgaaaaatgatttaaaaaatattatttcgaTAAACTGATTCAGGTGCGCGGCATGACAACACAAGGATTCACAAAAATTAGCCTCATGCGTGCAGAAAAAGATCGTCTCAACATGTAAGTCAATTACTTTTGAAGAAACGTTTGCTTTAAAATTCATAACAGAAGAAGAAACGAGTTTTAATCTTTCCTGAAAGTTtagagaatatttttttgctgaacttGTTTTTGTAATGTTTCTTCAATAATCGAATAATTTGATTCTTCATTATAAAAACATGTTCAGGTATGCAATATCTTCAGTACCTGGTACAAATACACAGTCGATCTTTTCCGTGACAATTCCCTTGGAACTCGTTGAGAAAGCTCAAGTGGCCGATCGTAAATTTGAGTTGAAGCTGAAATCGGGGTACAATGTAGATTCATACATCCGgtaagaatctgaaaattgactaTTCTTGTTAATCCGCGTTGAGCATGTCTTGCAGGAAAACTCCACCGTCCGCAGAGTTTACGTTGCAATGTGAGCGGCAAAGATCACAAGTTGTCACTGGAATATCAGATTATGAGATAAGAAATGGAAAGATGATTTTGATGGCTGGCGATCAATTGTTCCGGTAAGTGATACTTGACTGGTCAGAATATGAAAATGgtgaatttttctgactttaaCTCATTATATTTTAGATATAATCCACTCAATGAAGCACTCGCAGCGATTCCGATAGCAGTGCCGGATGATCAATCATCAACAGAACCAATGGATATTTCTGAAGGTTCAATCACATCAGGAACCAAAGGATGCTCTAACGAAGCTCCACAGTCTTCAACTGTTCCACCTGTGACAAGAATTCCCATAAAGAAGCCAACTACTTCAACTGAGAAACCAGCAACAGCACCTCCTACTAATAACTTTGTCTCTTCTGCAAAAGTTTGTCCAGCTGACAGTTCTCTCCTGGCATATGTTCTAAACAAGCAGGTTATACTGCTCATGGATATATATTCGTTAAATATTAATGTTTTTCAGGTATACATTGAGAAAAACGGTAAAATTATCCATAGGACATCATCAAATTCAAAGCACATCACAAATGGCGTACCGTCTTACATTGTTCAGGAAGAATTGGAAAGATTCGAAGGAATTTGGTGGAGTGAATCTAAGACTAGGTAAATAATTAGCGAGAgacgaaagaaaaattttctatatttaatTTGTTCCTTCTTCGAAGATatcctttcaaaaaatttttcgaacaataaATTCTCTAGTTTCAGACTCCTATACGAACACGTAAATGAGGAAAAAG containing:
- the ahcy-1 gene encoding Adenosylhomocysteinase (Confirmed by transcript evidence), with the protein product MAQSKPAYKVADIKLADFGRKEIILAENEMPGLMAMRSKYGPSQPLKGARIAGCLHMTIQTAVLIETLTALGAEVQWSSCNIFSTQDHAAAAIAQTGVPVYAWKGETDEEYEWCIEQTIVFKDGQPLNMILDDGGDLTNLVHAKYPQYLAGIRGLSEETTTGVHNLAKMLAKGDLKVPAINVNDSVTKSKFDNLYGIRESLPDGIKRATDVMLAGKVAVVAGYGDVGKGSAASLKAFGSRVIVTEIDPINALQAAMEGYEVTTLEEAAPKANIIVTTTGCKDIVTGKHFELLPNDAIVCNVGHFDCEIDVKWLNTNATKKDTIKPQVDRYTLKNGRHVILLAEGRLVNLGCATGHPSFVMSNSFTNQVLAQVELWTKFGTPQEYKLGLYVLPKTLDEEVAYLHLAQLGVKLTKLSDEQASYLGVPVAGPYKPDHYRY